The segment ATCCTGAAACCAGGTTGTGGTGATCTTTAAGCCTACAGATCAAGTTTGATGTTGTTTCACCAGAGGGTTTCAGAATCTCATATAATCAGTAACAGCAGGTAACAGCTTATGGATTTATCTCGTTCAGACATGCTAACTGACGATCCTGAAGTGTTCTCAGTGGACTTCCACAGGCTAATGCATCCGATCACGCTCGTTTATCGTCGCATCAGTAGTAAGTTGATGATCGTTTCCGCTTCCTCTTTAAAACTTATGATCGAGTCTGCGTCGTCTGAGGAGAAGCGAGATGACGTGAAAGACTTGACTCGTTGCCATCGCATCAGAACGGAATCTTCTTTGATTTCTATTGTCCAACCCTGATTCTCATACAGGAATCTCGCCAGTTCATCGTGAATTACTTCCTTTGTTCTTTCTAGATCTGGAGAACGAAGCGTATAAGCTTCGGAGAACTTCTTAAGAGCGTCGCTTTCGTTAAGGTCAATATCCTGAAATCCGATCCACTCGGCTATACTATTGAAGAGAAACTCTGGCTGAATGAGCATCTCCGGTAGAGTATCAGATATGTGTGGAAAGATGATGCATAGTTCTTTGAGTGCGACCCGGTTCTCTCTGGATTGCTCCGTCCAGGAAAAAATGCCCAACATAATTGGGTAATGGGTTCCCTCGCCAATCAGAATATGTTCAAAGTGCCCATCAATCTTGCCTTCGAGAAAACTAAAACGTGGCAACGAACTTGGAATCTCTCCCTGAGTCATCTTCCAGTTCAATCGTTCTCCAACATTGATCATGCCGGACTTCCGGTGTTTCTTATTCCGTTCTTCATGTCTGGAGATTACTCCTACCATCAACAATAGCATCACTGAACCGAACAGATAGATATAGATCTGTGATGTGTGATGCCCTTTCAAGACTCTTGTCTGCTGACCATTGGCACTGTGAAATATAAAGATGTCTTCGATGAAACCCTGCCCCGCGATTTGTTCATCATTGGGCGAAAACTGGATGTTACGCGTACTAGGCCAAGTCGCTTTCCACATTTTCTGAGGCTCATCATTGGCGAGCGACCACATCTCTGCACGAGATCCCGAGTCAACCCACACGATTCGATGATGCGATTGGTCAATGTCGATCGAATGAATTTCCTTACGATCCCGATATAACTCTTTAACCAGTTCTCCCTCAGGTGAATATAGTTCGACTGTGCAATCCAGCATGTCTTTACCAGTGACGACGAGCACAACAGGTTCAGGTTCAGTTTCTATCATTCGGACGAACTGCACCGGTTGTTGATATTCGATTCGCTTCACCGGTCCAGAGCCTACTTCCCTGTCCCAGAAATATACTGGTGAAGGGCCAGGTAAAGAAGCAAGGGAATACCGACTTGCAGCGATATATCTACCATCATTCGAAATCGCCACCGGCCCGAGTTCCAGATTATCGAGTACTGAAAGCTCTGTATAACTATCAGTCGCTTTCATGTCCCAAGTCAGAACATTCGACACGCTCGTGGCTGCTAGAAACTGTTCGTTGGCAGAAGCAGTAACACGAACGATTCGATTTTCACGATCTTCATATAGCAACATGCGTGGGCTTAGATCCGCTCCCAGAATCTGAACCTGATACATTCCATACACTACAAGCTGATTGGTCCTGTCAAGCGGTACAACTCCTCCGAGATAGTCTGAGATCAGGCTTGAATCAGAGTCTAGGTTTAATGATTCATCAAGCAGAGAGATTCGAGGCGGAGGGTAATCGTTGAAAGCTCCGTTCTTGGGGTACGAGAGCATGAACAACGTTGGTTCGTTGATTAATTCATGAATCCAGGTCGAGCGGCCAAGCTGGTGTGTTTCTCCTGCGATCCTTTTACCGGTTCCCACGTCCCAGACAATCATTTCTGTATCAGTGTCATCGCTAGCCGCAGAATAAATTTTCGAACCGTCAGCGCTCCAGGAGATGACGTCGACCCAAAGAGTATGACCCCTGGTCATCAATTGATAGATCCAAAAACCTGTAATTAGGAATAGAATTAAACCAGCACTCAAAAAATATATTCTTGAATGCGATGTCGGTATTCTCATCTCTATTCCTTTTGTTGAATGTCTAGTAATCGTTGCGGGAATCGTGAAAGTGGAAGGTGAAAACGAATTACGCAATCTCAACACAAATGATCAAGTACAATTGAATTTTGCAGGAGCGTTGATCGAGTATGCAATTAGCTCCTCGATGTCTCAATAAGAAAAGTGCTATCAGTGGTCATTATCTTCGTATCGTTCGATATCATCTATTGTCCATTCATCAACGGGCTTGTCCTGAAGCTGTAACTTAACATTCGATTCGTAGACCCGCCGAGAAATCGCCGCAACTTGATGCATGCGTTCTAGAAAATGCTTCCACCCATTTCCCGCCAATAACATCGCCGGGACTTCACCGAGCGACTTGCCGTTGTGATCGATCAGCTCGTAGTACACTCTGGTAGACGTTCCGCTATTATTGTCGACACGGCGAGAACCTTGACGCACATGTGCGAGGTCTGCTGTCGGCATTCGAATTGTCCTAAACCAGCCTCGTAGGACAACTTCTTCGGTCGTTAATTGCCCACCGATAAACATCCAGCGGTAAACCATGAACGTAAATAGCGGTCCAAGAATTAGTGGGAATGCTATCGCCCAAGGATCCTCTAAGATCGCTGATGGATGCGTCATTGCGTACAGAAGACCGAATACCGACGGAGCCGCACCGACGATTCCCAAAAGCAATCCCAAGTATCGGATTAGTGGTCGCAGCGTAATCGTAATTGCTTTGTTGTCGTGAAGCGGCATGCTACCACCTGTTAGTGTTTGAAAAGTCTATGCCATGAATTAAAACCTTGTTCAGTTGTGCGGAGACTGGCGTTAGTCGGATGGATTGTTCTGCATCTACAGTATGACTCTTATTACGAGGTGCGGTGGTGCCGAGTCTCCGCATATTGGATGAAATACAGATTCAGTTGGCCAGCCTGCAGGCATGTTAGCAGCGTTCTATTTCGCGAGTAGGAGCGAGCTGTAGTAAGTCGACCGAATGCACCATGTGCTCAGTAGAGAACAAGCTACCTCCTGTCTTGCAAGAGATAGCTTATTCTCGTCGACCTTAAACAACCTTGAATCCCGAATGCGTTATTTCTAAGACTGCGAAACAAGGGTAAAAAGTAACTGCTAAAATGGAAGACTTTTCAAAAAGTTATTGCTCTTCGGAGTCGGTAAAGGCTTAACATTCTTTTTCTTCTTCGGAGCAGTAAAGGAAGTCTCACCGGAGTCCGTTCGAATCTTACGATTGTCTTGCTGAGGTTGGTACTGAGGTTGGTACTGAGGTTGGTACTGAGGTTGGTACTGAGGTTGATACTGAGGTTGATACTGAGGTTGATACTGAGGTTGGAACTGAGGTTGGAACTGAGGTTGGAACTGAGGTTGGAACTGCGGTTGCTGGTCAGGAATAAATCCACCCTGACCTTGGTTCGGGTCAATAGACCCTGCGATAATTTGCAGAATTCCTGATGCAATCTGCCGTCCCTGGTCGTCACGGGCGGGACTCGCTAATTGATCGGCACCGATCTGATTTAGCAGGTCGGCCATTTGCTGGTCAGAGCCTCTGTCTTCCGGTGCAGCTGTACGCATCGTTCCCACGACCGATTCCAAATACTCTTTTTGATCTTCAGAAAGGTTAGAATCTTCAACTTCTTTGGAAATGAAGATGATTTCTTTCCAGTCTTTCAGCAGGAAAGCATTCTTGGCTCTGCCGCAATAATCATTCATTTGGGCTTGCTCGCTCTCGTTTTCTGCTGCAGGTATTTCCTGTATAGCAGAGCGAACGGAATCATGTAGAGAAACTCTGTTCTCAAGATGCGTCAGTAGATCTACTTTTTCGAACTTTGTTATTGCTTTCCGCAAGCGGTCCAGTGTCACCTGGTTCTCCTGCTGAATCGCCCAGTCGATAGCTAACCGCAGTAGTTTGTCCGCAGAGATGAGCTTATGAGTTCGCAGCAGTGCTTCTTCGCCAATTGCTAACTGGATTGCCACGTCAGCCAGAAGTTGACAATTCATTGTGTTACGAGCAGTGTGAAGCAGTCTGATGTCAACGTACTTTTCAAAAGGACGATCGAGGTACTCATCTGGAACGACAGGAGTGAACAATAACTCGGAAAGCTTTGCTTCCAGATCTTCTGTCGTCGATTCTTCCTGATACTCATTTTCGGTATCAGTGGTGGTGTTTTCAGTATCCTCGATTGAGATACGGGAATCGGACTCCAATTCTACTACATCGACAGACGAAACTTTCTCTTGCTGTTCGACGCCGATTGGAACATCGAAGCTGGACTCGTCTGAATCAGTCTCTTCTTCCAGTAGAGCTCGCGATGCTCCTTGGATAATCTGCAGAATACCGTTTGCAATTGCCCCCTGTTGCGATTGAGGTTGCTGATATCCTTGCTGAGAGTAGCCATTCGAGTTGAATTGGTTCTGATTGTAATTACCGTTGTTCTGGTAACCGCTATTGGGATATCCATTATTCTGGAAACCCGAATTCGGCTGAGGGATGAATGGAAGGTTGGCCGGCACACTGTGAGAACGATACACATAGTAAGGTCGTCCCCAGCTTCCATATTGGTATTTAAGCGTGGCTTGACCAACGGTGTAGCCTTGTTGATACCCACCGTTTATATATTTGTGATTTCGGACTTCTCCCGTGTTGGGATTGATCACCGTTTGAATGGTGGTGACTTTATCATCAAAGGTGAGTTTCCCTTTACCCAATGATCCATCATTCTTCTTCTTTTTGGGAGGAGGGTTAAATTCAATCTGCCTTTTCTTTTTCTTATATATAGTGGGGTCGAATGGGGAATTCTTGATTGGCTCATTGTCCCAGGTCCTTGGATCCAGCGGCGTGTTGGCGATCCCTCCAAAACGACTTTCACCTTCCAGAGATTCGTCGTATTCGGTTTCATCAGATTCGTCCATGGTGACGTTTCTACCTTCAACATCGACTGGCATGAATACACGCAGGCGACCTTCCTCATCTTGAAATACATACCCTCGAAACTCCATATCGGAAGGGTCGTTGGCGGTAGCCTGTTGAGTGAAGACGGTCATTAATAACAGACTGCCAGTCAAGGCAGCGTAAATAGCAATGCTGAGATGTTTCATGATGCTCTTATCCTGAAAGCGAATCGTGGAAAGTTGATTAGTGCTCGAACGATGAAATTCGATATGTTCACTACCTGATTGTTAATATGAGCTGAGCTGAACGGAACGGGTAACTTACAAGTTGTTATTATATTTCCTTCTGGTATTGAGAGATCACCGCGAAGTCGAACTGTGTCTGCTTTTGTACTTGTATAACAAAGAGAAACTATGAGGATTCAGAGGATCTCTTTACTGGCGAAATCAATATTCCGGTTGCTCCACTCGGCCAAAGAACAGGACTGCACCGGTGCGGTGGTCTCTGATTAAGAACAGAAAAGGGTGATCGGCATGGAAAGTGAGGACTGGTTTTCCCTGTTTTCCGGGGCCGGAAGGCGCATAACTATTTATGACGGCCGTGGCTGCTGCAGCTTCAGTCCCCTTTTCATCCACCTCGATGAAAGCTTGATGAATCACATTGGAGATTTTTAACTCTTGACGCTGAGACATGGCAGAAAAGTCGGCACCATTACTAAATGCTGATTTCATGCCTAACGACTTTAGAGCGTCCGAGAGTCTGAACTGAGACCGCATCATGAACTTTGGTATTCGAGTATTCACTGGTCTGTCTCGTTGCAACTGCCTCATCCATTCATTGAAACGGCCTAGAGTCAGTTTGTCTTCTAAGGTCGAAAGACCATCAGTATTTATGGGAAGAATAACCACAATCGACAATTCCTGGTCTTGATAAGGAATTGAAAGGATTTCAGCATCCTCATTTCTGGTGTACCAGAACTTCTCCTGCTGCTGCATTGTTGGTACATAAACTTTGTTCGCCGGCGTGAGGTGGAATGGAGACTTTCTTGTTGATTCTTTACGGAAAGCAGATGACCATTTACCTTCGAAATGAATTGCATTCGTTAGTACTATCTTAGTGTCGGGATCCAAAACTCCAGAGCCAATCAGGTCAACAATCTTGTGCTGAGTCTCCTGCTTAACCCACTCATTGATTGCTTTCCTTGCCTGCTCTGGTTCGGAGAAGTCCAGAGTCTCTAACTCGGCACGATATTTAATTCTCGTCAGTTGTAGAAAATCACTCTCGAGCTGAAATTCTTTGTGTCCCCACAGTCGATTTGCAGTACAAAGTGAATATCCATTATGGCTGCCCTTACTATTTAACAGGCTTAACAGCGTGGAGAATCCTTCATGTGCGTTCTGATGTTTACTCAAGTGTAATACTGAAGCCATTTCTCGTTCTGTGAGTCCCTCAGCCCCTCCGTAGGTCATTGCTAACGCCGTCGAGATGCTCGCTGGTGAAAAGAACAGATTACCCTTTTGCTGTCGAACCTGCTGGTACAGGTCAAAAGCAAACTGGTTGCTGGACCTGACCACCTGTTGCGTTTCTTCTGAAATGAAAATCTTGTTTCCGCGCGGTTCGGAGTTGCTATTTATTAATTTGGGAACCAGGCGTGGCTGTTTAGCTTCCACTGGATCAGCGAATATAGTCATTCCTAAACTGATCAATACCAGACAGTATCCAGTGTTTCGTAATGTTCGCATTCTTTTATCCCTGTTTTGGTAATATGACTACTCAGTTATGGAGTAAAGGATCATTTCTTAAATCACGGGGAAGGCAATAAACGGATATTCTTAATGTCCAATTCCAGTCATGTGACACAGTGGAGGAGAAAGTGCAGTATGAAAGGAATAACCAGTCACAAAGTATGCGGCTGGCTATTCTTCTCTAGTTTAGGTTAGTTTGGAAAATGGCTGATCTATAAACTCTGTTGCTTAAGAATCTCTTGAAGTCGACCCTTGAGCATTGTTTGTTTCAGAATATCCTGAGACTCTGTTTTCGAAGAGACAATGTTAAAATTGGTTTCAGGGTATAAGTCTAACAGGCCGTCGTTAGTATTGACTGCCACAACCAGTGCCGTCTTGGCGTCATTGAGTTGCTTTCGAGCTGGTTCACCACCATTGCCACGGTCAAACAGAGCTGTGACTGGGTATTGACTGGTGTATGTCATCTGCTGGCCACTGGGGATATCAATCTGCTCTTCGTTGAGGGTGACGTAGAAAATATCCGTGTTCTCCGAGTTATCGATCGTGACTTCGAATGACTCCCGCCACAATTTCCAACCTTGGGCTCCAAGTTGTCGAAAGGCGTAATTCCCTGGTTTTATTGTGAATCGCAATTCGCCAGCCTCAATTCCTGATTCGAAAACAATCACTTGAGAGTGGTTCACAGGTAATTGTTGGTTTTCACCAGGTTGTAGTGTGTAATTGACCCCTTCCACTTGATAGTTGACTCCTTCTCCGTTCTCTTCTGGGTTCTGTATAATAATTCCTATTGCAATAGAATCATCTGTTGATTCAATTTCGGGTTCACCCATTCCCAAGTTCATGTTCAGCATGTCACAAGTACCTGGATCATAAACCTGAAGTTCCCCTTCACCGCCGGTTCCGACCAATGCACAGCCGTCTGGCAACATGAACTGCATGTCTTGGGGAAGTGCTGGCATCGTCAGAATCTGACCGACTGGCAGTCCCGGAACGAATCCTCCATCTGGATATGTCTGATCCTGTAACAATTCGTTGGCTTCACTGAGGTTGATTACATCGTCGAAGGAACTGATTAGAGCATCTGGTGTAAATCCTGGAGGGAATTGTGCCGGATCAACTGCTTCTAATCGGTTTACCAGTTCGTTGATATCTTCTTCAGTCACTGCCTCACCATTTTCCGCTTTGGCTCGAATCTCTTCGAGTTGTTCGGCGACAGCCGGGTCTTGTGCTGCATCGCCCAGTTGGTCTTCCATTTCATTTATCGCTTTTCCAGTTTGAGCATGGACTAACTCGGTTGCCAATTCTTGTGATTCTGCATCAATCGGTTCGAAAAGATCGATGCCAGGTTGGGAATTGGCTCGTGCCAGAGGCATTTTAGCTTTGGGGATAGTATTGGACTGAACCGAAACATTACGTCGAACTGGGGTCTGGACAACATGAGTCTGCGGAATGTATTGCGGTTGCGGTTGTACTTCGATAGGAGGCCGGCTTCTTTCAATATACTGCTCTCTGCGATCTTTATGCCTCTCGATTCCACTGGCAATGTTGTCCCAAATGTTGATGTTGGTAGGACGTGGATCGAAACCTTCATGATGCTTTCTGGGAGGGTGTGAATTTCCCGTGACACCCGGAATAACGACGTGCCCCAAGATCTTTCCTTCCCCCGTGTTTACTCGACCTGTGTGGCTTCTTCGTTTGGGGTAGTGTGGGCTGCGTTTGATTAAGGAATCGAAATTTCCTAGAAACTTATTGTTGGAGCGGCTACTTCTTTTTCCAGCCTGAGCTTCACTTGGGAAAGATCCGCAAGACAGCAATGTGATGATGAATAAACAGATGGCAGACTTAAATAGGCTAGGCATGAAATCACTTTCTGAATAGTAGGGGCTAAATGAGAAAGAAATGCTGCAGGACACTCATTTAAATGCCTGATGACCTGCTACAACCCCTTATCGTGATTGCTCTCCAACTCGGACACAGAATGCGAAAAATAGAGAAATCGTAGCTATAATCGTCTCTTTCCTGAATATCCTGGTCCATCTACGGGCATGTGTCGGCGTATCCGTGCAGCATCGAGAACAGCCACAACCAGATTTGAGAAGGGGTTCTAGAACGACCTTCTTTAATTCAATTCGCTTGCGGAGTAGAACTGACTCACCTGAGTGAAAACAGAGTTGAAACTCGCGCAATCATGTATTTCAGTATCCATGGGATTTGCCATCAAGATTATGGCTATAACAAATAGAAGTGACTTGAGAGACAATTGTCTGACAGACTTTCTATCAGCTAGGGGAAATTGATATTACGCTTTTTGAATTACTCGTGGTGGGCTTCCTATCCACAGCAAAGCCAACGGGGCTATCCAGGGAACGACGCGTTCAAATGGATCGCCTGGGAGATGTGCCCAGTTAACCAACAGTGTCATTAATCGATTGAATCCGATAGGTTCAATTTGACCTAGCGCGTTGAAAAAGACGGTCAGGCCAAATCCGCAGATCATAGCAATTAGGATCGAAAGCCCTCTTGGTTCGAAAGACAATACTCGCATTACGACAATGGGGCCAAAAGCAGCGCCCAGTGCCGACCAGGCAAACAAAACTCGAGCGAAAATGGTGCTTTCGATTGTCAGGGTCATCCAAACGGCGACTGCGGCGATCAAGAACATAACGATGCGAGAAACTAGAACTTCACGATCAGGAAACAGACGCGACATACCCATGTCATGGGATACGGCTGCCGATGCAGAAAGCAAGATGGAGTCAACGGTGGACATCACCGCCGATAAGACTGCTGCAATCACGATACCAGCCAGAACCGGTGGAAGCAGGTCATCAGCCAACTGGTAAAAGAGCGATTCACCGTTAGAGTCGCCTCCCACTAAGGCTCTTCCTGATAATGCCAGTGTAGCCATGCCTATAAAAACGACGACTCCCCAACTGAGTGCTATTGCAAACCCTCGCATGCGTGCTGCTTCGTCTTTTACCGCCATAAGACGCGCAAGTAAGTGAGGCTGACCCATTGCTCCAATTCCCACTCCCCAGACTCCCAATACAAATCCCACTAGCAGGAACCCTGAAAGTCCGCCCGTGATATCAAGGTATCCTTCCGGGGCGGATTCGGCCAAAGTACTGAAGAGCTGGAAAGGACCGCCTGCCGCAAATAGTGCGGCTATGGGAAGCGAGATTGCCACGACTGCCATTAATAGTCCTTGCAACATATCAGTAACACTCACTGCCCAGAATCCTCCCAGCAAAGCGTAGGTCAGAACGACGGCAGCTCCGATCAATACTGATTCGTTCGTCGCCAATCCGAATTGAGATTCAAAGGCGACTGCCGCAGCTCCGAACTGAGCCGCA is part of the Polystyrenella longa genome and harbors:
- a CDS encoding WD40 repeat domain-containing protein, giving the protein MTRGHTLWVDVISWSADGSKIYSAASDDTDTEMIVWDVGTGKRIAGETHQLGRSTWIHELINEPTLFMLSYPKNGAFNDYPPPRISLLDESLNLDSDSSLISDYLGGVVPLDRTNQLVVYGMYQVQILGADLSPRMLLYEDRENRIVRVTASANEQFLAATSVSNVLTWDMKATDSYTELSVLDNLELGPVAISNDGRYIAASRYSLASLPGPSPVYFWDREVGSGPVKRIEYQQPVQFVRMIETEPEPVVLVVTGKDMLDCTVELYSPEGELVKELYRDRKEIHSIDIDQSHHRIVWVDSGSRAEMWSLANDEPQKMWKATWPSTRNIQFSPNDEQIAGQGFIEDIFIFHSANGQQTRVLKGHHTSQIYIYLFGSVMLLLMVGVISRHEERNKKHRKSGMINVGERLNWKMTQGEIPSSLPRFSFLEGKIDGHFEHILIGEGTHYPIMLGIFSWTEQSRENRVALKELCIIFPHISDTLPEMLIQPEFLFNSIAEWIGFQDIDLNESDALKKFSEAYTLRSPDLERTKEVIHDELARFLYENQGWTIEIKEDSVLMRWQRVKSFTSSRFSSDDADSIISFKEEAETIINLLLMRR
- a CDS encoding sodium/proline symporter; translation: MDTNTQIVLVTLIVYKVMLISVGVWASRRTKTESDFFLAGQGLGPWTAGLSYAASTSSAWVLLGFTGFVYSKGLSALWMIPGVWGGYVAVWLFFGRRLREETAEMNHLTLTDYLTAQVSGPMRTLIAMTASVFVVFCFIFYIAAQFGAAAVAFESQFGLATNESVLIGAAVVLTYALLGGFWAVSVTDMLQGLLMAVVAISLPIAALFAAGGPFQLFSTLAESAPEGYLDITGGLSGFLLVGFVLGVWGVGIGAMGQPHLLARLMAVKDEAARMRGFAIALSWGVVVFIGMATLALSGRALVGGDSNGESLFYQLADDLLPPVLAGIVIAAVLSAVMSTVDSILLSASAAVSHDMGMSRLFPDREVLVSRIVMFLIAAVAVWMTLTIESTIFARVLFAWSALGAAFGPIVVMRVLSFEPRGLSILIAMICGFGLTVFFNALGQIEPIGFNRLMTLLVNWAHLPGDPFERVVPWIAPLALLWIGSPPRVIQKA
- a CDS encoding serpin family protein, which translates into the protein MTIFADPVEAKQPRLVPKLINSNSEPRGNKIFISEETQQVVRSSNQFAFDLYQQVRQQKGNLFFSPASISTALAMTYGGAEGLTEREMASVLHLSKHQNAHEGFSTLLSLLNSKGSHNGYSLCTANRLWGHKEFQLESDFLQLTRIKYRAELETLDFSEPEQARKAINEWVKQETQHKIVDLIGSGVLDPDTKIVLTNAIHFEGKWSSAFRKESTRKSPFHLTPANKVYVPTMQQQEKFWYTRNEDAEILSIPYQDQELSIVVILPINTDGLSTLEDKLTLGRFNEWMRQLQRDRPVNTRIPKFMMRSQFRLSDALKSLGMKSAFSNGADFSAMSQRQELKISNVIHQAFIEVDEKGTEAAAATAVINSYAPSGPGKQGKPVLTFHADHPFLFLIRDHRTGAVLFFGRVEQPEY